One genomic window of Quercus lobata isolate SW786 chromosome 9, ValleyOak3.0 Primary Assembly, whole genome shotgun sequence includes the following:
- the LOC115958933 gene encoding uncharacterized protein LOC115958933 isoform X2 produces the protein MNDSGEFETMLVPRSKHVPYVPWTGGPAKADFVEECYSLIESMKNWISSSSQLSFRNKVESQASTIKTLERCLCSLGPRDVGGSSDPVTDSVGGITLSRADEGDPMNTTVQAKVDFSQHVKRLAPQDPFHCQVHESTTLATFRSKSGRLPSGQQISLDDDDEEDKEQHTKPLAQRHGKRGHL, from the exons ATGAATGACTCTGGAGAATTTGAAACCATGCTTGTTCCACGCTCAAAGCATGTTCCTTATGTGCCATGGACGGGAGGCCCG GCTAAAGCGGATTTTGTTGAGGAGTGTTATTCCCTTATTGAGTCCATGAAGAACTGGATTTCGTCTAGTTCCCAATTATCTTTT CGGAACAAGGTGGAAAGTCAAGCAAGTACCATAAAGACTCTTGAGAGATGTCTTTGTAGTTTGGGACCTCGTGATGTTGGAGGATCAAGTGATCCCGTTACTGATTCAGTTGGTGGTATAACTCTTTCTCGTGCTGATGAAGGTGATCCCATGAACACTACAGTGCAAGCCAAAGTGGATTTCTCTCAACACGTAAAGCGTCTTGCTCCTCAAGATCCTTTTCACTGCCAGGTTCATGAGAGTACAACTTTGGCCACATTTAGATCCAAATCTGGACGTCTTCCTTCTGGTCAACAGATTAGccttgatgatgatgatgaggaagaCAAGGAGCAGCACACAAAACCTTTGGCACAGCGTCATGGAAAGAGAGGTCATCTGTGA
- the LOC115958933 gene encoding uncharacterized protein LOC115958933 isoform X1: MNDSGEFETMLVPRSKHVPYVPWTGGPAKADFVEECYSLIESMKNWISSSSQLSFVRQNELSHENGLLRNKVESQASTIKTLERCLCSLGPRDVGGSSDPVTDSVGGITLSRADEGDPMNTTVQAKVDFSQHVKRLAPQDPFHCQVHESTTLATFRSKSGRLPSGQQISLDDDDEEDKEQHTKPLAQRHGKRGHL; encoded by the exons ATGAATGACTCTGGAGAATTTGAAACCATGCTTGTTCCACGCTCAAAGCATGTTCCTTATGTGCCATGGACGGGAGGCCCG GCTAAAGCGGATTTTGTTGAGGAGTGTTATTCCCTTATTGAGTCCATGAAGAACTGGATTTCGTCTAGTTCCCAATTATCTTTTGTCCGTCAAAATGAACTTTCTCATGAAAATGGCCTCTTG CGGAACAAGGTGGAAAGTCAAGCAAGTACCATAAAGACTCTTGAGAGATGTCTTTGTAGTTTGGGACCTCGTGATGTTGGAGGATCAAGTGATCCCGTTACTGATTCAGTTGGTGGTATAACTCTTTCTCGTGCTGATGAAGGTGATCCCATGAACACTACAGTGCAAGCCAAAGTGGATTTCTCTCAACACGTAAAGCGTCTTGCTCCTCAAGATCCTTTTCACTGCCAGGTTCATGAGAGTACAACTTTGGCCACATTTAGATCCAAATCTGGACGTCTTCCTTCTGGTCAACAGATTAGccttgatgatgatgatgaggaagaCAAGGAGCAGCACACAAAACCTTTGGCACAGCGTCATGGAAAGAGAGGTCATCTGTGA
- the LOC115961730 gene encoding uncharacterized protein LOC115961730, with translation MADESASNPYFLPTTENPGIILTSQPLTGPENYMSWARSVFLALSARNKFGFVNDSIPEPNPFSPLFNTWSRCNTTVLSWLTNSLSLELKANVMYINTAKDLWNDLRDRLSQGNTPRLFELQKEISHLSQGSLLVSSYFTKFKTLKDEFINYQLFTACTCACTYGSKSSQLDAQHKEHVFRFLMGLNDSYGNIIGIIMLIEPFPFVSKVCCLILQEEKRRSIGHGGNMVYPIEATVMYANNNQNFQGNFQGHNQGFHGGKKGNSKKERPTCTYCGLVGHIADC, from the coding sequence ATGGCTGATGAGTCTGCGAGCAATCCTTACTTCTTGCCAACGACAGAGAATCCTGGAATCATCCTCACATCACAGCCATTAACTGGACCTGAGAACTACATGAGTTGGGCAAGGTCAGTGTTCTTGGCTTTGAGTGCTAGAAACAAGTTTGGCTTTGTGAATGATTCAATTCCAGAGCCAAATCCATTTTCTCCATTGTTCAACACTTGGAGCAGATGTAACACCACAGTTCTCTCATGGCTGACCAATTCTTTGAGTTTGGAGCTCAAGGCAAATGTCATGTATATCAACACTGCCAAGGATTTATGGAATGATCTCAGGGATAGGCTTTCACAAGGAAATACTCCGAGATTGTTTGAGCTTCAGAAGGAGATCTCTCATCTTTCACAGGGATCGCTCTTGGTGAGTTCCTATTTTACCAAATTCAAGACACTTAAGGATGAATTCATCAATTATCAGCTTTTTACTGCATGTACCTGTGCTTGTACATATGGATCTAAGTCCTCTCAATTGGATGCTcagcataaagaacatgtttTTCGATTTTTGATGGGATTGAATGACAGTTATGGGAACATTATTGGTATAATTATGTTAATTGAACCTTTTCCCTTTGTTAGCAAAgtttgttgtttgattttgcaagaagagaagagaagaagcaTAGGTCATGGTGGTAATATGGTTTATCCTATTGAGGCTACTGTCATGTATGCCAATaataaccaaaattttcaaggaaatttTCAAGGTCATAACCAAGGCTTTCATGGTGGAAAGAAAGGAAATTCTAAGAAGGAAAGGCCAACTTGTACCTATTGTGGACTTGTTGGTCACATAGCTGactgttag